One region of Streptomyces sp. NBC_00442 genomic DNA includes:
- a CDS encoding ABC transporter ATP-binding protein — MGNSSAVIETRGLSKRFRGGQLAVDGLDLTVPRGSVFGFLGPNGSGKTTTIRMLMGLIEPTSGTARVLDRPMPRGARTVLPRVGALIEGPALYPFLSGRDNLLRYDAADPTADPRTRAARVAAALDRVGLTVTAGKKARAYSLGMKQRLGLASALLQRRDLLVLDEPTNGLDPQGMREIRSLIRELADDGTTVFLSSHLLDEIEQVCSHAAVMNQGRLVVQGEVAELAGGARGRLAVTTPDTGAAARLLKERGIADVTVAGEDRVTGELPHDDVELADINAELVRAGVRVRGFAAERASLEDAFVALTGEGFDVAG, encoded by the coding sequence GTGGGCAACAGTTCGGCGGTCATCGAGACGCGGGGCCTGAGCAAGCGGTTCCGCGGCGGTCAGCTGGCCGTGGACGGGCTCGACCTCACCGTGCCCCGCGGCAGCGTCTTCGGCTTCCTCGGCCCCAACGGCTCCGGCAAGACCACCACCATCCGCATGCTGATGGGGCTCATCGAACCGACGTCCGGCACCGCGCGGGTCCTCGACCGGCCCATGCCGCGGGGCGCTCGCACGGTGCTGCCCCGGGTCGGCGCCCTCATCGAGGGGCCGGCCCTCTACCCGTTCCTGTCGGGCCGCGACAATCTGCTGCGCTACGACGCGGCCGACCCCACCGCCGACCCGCGCACCCGCGCCGCCCGGGTGGCGGCGGCCCTCGACCGGGTGGGACTCACGGTCACGGCGGGCAAGAAGGCGCGGGCGTACTCCCTGGGCATGAAGCAGCGCCTCGGTCTGGCGTCGGCCCTGCTCCAGCGCAGGGACCTGCTCGTCCTGGACGAGCCGACCAACGGTCTCGACCCGCAGGGCATGCGTGAGATCCGTTCCCTCATCAGGGAGTTGGCGGACGACGGCACGACCGTCTTCCTCTCCTCGCACCTCCTCGACGAGATCGAGCAGGTCTGCTCGCATGCCGCGGTGATGAACCAGGGCAGGCTCGTCGTCCAGGGCGAGGTGGCCGAACTCGCGGGCGGCGCGCGCGGGCGGCTCGCGGTGACCACCCCGGACACCGGGGCGGCGGCCCGCCTCCTCAAAGAGCGCGGGATCGCCGATGTGACGGTGGCCGGAGAGGACCGCGTAACAGGCGAACTGCCGCATGACGACGTGGAGTTGGCGGACATCAACGCCGAGCTCGTGCGGGCGGGGGTGCGGGTGCGGGGATTCGCGGCCGAGCGGGCCTCCCTGGAGGACGCGTTCGTCGCACTGACCGGGGAGGGCTTCGATGTCGCGGGCTGA
- the abc-f gene encoding ribosomal protection-like ABC-F family protein gives MRPRAQHPSHPSHPSQLTLTAVRKAYGDRTVLEDVSFAVRPGERVAVIGENGSGKSTLLRLLAGAERPDSGEVTAVFPGGTGHLAQTLGLAPDRTVQDAVDFALSDLRTLEADIRTAEARLADASEAQLAAYGDLLSAYEERDGYRAGARTDAALHALGLAHLTRDRALGSLSGGERSRLALACVLAGAPELLLLDEPTNHLDRHAVDWLAGQLRTHRGTLMVVTHDRAFLERVSTTILEVDRDLRTVVRYGDGWAGYRTARAAARRRRELAHQEWAEELTRTHELVEAAGRRLAAAGRDPGQGFGKHRRSSEAKLSGQVRAARTRLDQLRREPVAAPPPPLRFSARLTTAANAAPEGPLVELTDVRVGDRLDVPYLAVKPGQRLLVSGPNGAGKTTLLRVVAGDLVPDTGGAKRMSRHIGYLAQELPAEREAAATQGMTLLSAYAAGRPGLPDEYADELLTLGLFREEDLAAPVAALSVGQRRRLELARLVTRPADLLVLDEPTNHVSLALVEEVEEALAGYPGAIVVVSHDERFRSSFTGDRLELRAGSPVS, from the coding sequence ATGCGCCCACGCGCCCAACACCCGTCGCACCCGTCGCACCCCTCCCAACTGACCCTCACCGCCGTCCGCAAGGCCTACGGCGACCGCACCGTCCTCGAAGACGTGTCGTTCGCGGTCCGCCCCGGCGAGCGCGTCGCCGTCATCGGCGAGAACGGGTCCGGCAAGTCCACCCTGCTGCGGCTGCTCGCCGGCGCCGAGCGGCCCGACAGCGGCGAGGTCACCGCCGTCTTCCCGGGCGGCACCGGCCACCTCGCCCAGACCCTCGGCCTCGCTCCCGACCGCACCGTCCAGGACGCCGTGGACTTCGCGCTGTCCGACCTGCGCACCCTCGAAGCGGACATCCGCACGGCGGAAGCCCGCCTCGCGGACGCGTCCGAGGCCCAACTCGCGGCGTACGGCGATCTGTTGAGCGCCTACGAGGAGCGCGACGGCTACCGCGCCGGAGCCCGTACCGACGCCGCACTGCACGCGCTCGGCCTCGCCCACCTGACCCGCGACCGCGCGCTCGGTTCGCTGTCCGGCGGCGAGCGGTCCCGCCTCGCACTGGCCTGCGTACTGGCCGGCGCTCCCGAGCTGCTGCTGCTCGACGAACCGACCAACCACCTCGACCGCCACGCCGTCGACTGGCTGGCCGGACAACTGCGCACCCACCGCGGCACGTTGATGGTCGTCACCCACGACCGCGCCTTCCTCGAACGCGTCTCCACGACGATCCTCGAAGTGGACCGGGACCTGCGGACGGTCGTCCGGTACGGAGACGGCTGGGCCGGATACCGCACGGCGCGGGCCGCGGCGCGCCGCCGCCGGGAGCTGGCGCACCAGGAGTGGGCCGAGGAGCTGACCCGTACGCACGAACTGGTCGAGGCCGCGGGCCGTCGCCTCGCGGCCGCCGGAAGGGACCCGGGCCAGGGCTTCGGCAAGCACCGCCGCTCCTCGGAGGCGAAGCTGTCCGGGCAGGTCAGGGCGGCCAGGACGCGCCTGGACCAATTGCGGCGCGAGCCGGTCGCGGCGCCGCCGCCACCCCTGCGCTTCAGCGCCCGCCTCACCACGGCGGCGAACGCCGCACCCGAGGGCCCGCTCGTCGAGCTGACGGACGTGAGGGTGGGCGACCGCCTCGACGTGCCCTACCTGGCCGTCAAGCCGGGGCAGCGCCTACTGGTGTCCGGACCCAACGGCGCGGGCAAGACCACGCTGCTCCGCGTCGTGGCCGGCGACCTCGTTCCGGACACGGGCGGCGCAAAGCGGATGAGTCGTCATATCGGTTATCTGGCACAGGAGTTGCCCGCAGAACGGGAGGCGGCCGCGACTCAGGGGATGACCCTTCTCAGTGCGTACGCCGCCGGACGCCCCGGCCTCCCCGACGAGTACGCCGACGAGCTGCTGACCCTCGGCCTGTTCCGGGAGGAGGACCTCGCCGCGCCGGTCGCGGCGCTCTCCGTCGGTCAGCGGCGCCGGCTGGAGCTGGCCCGTCTGGTGACCCGCCCCGCCGATCTCCTCGTCCTGGACGAGCCGACCAATCACGTGTCGCTCGCACTGGTCGAGGAGGTGGAGGAGGCGCTGGCCGGCTACCCGGGCGCGATCGTCGTGGTCTCGCACGACGAACGCTTCCGGTCGTCCTTCACCGGCGACCGGCTGGAACTCCGCGCGGGCAGCCCAGTGAGCTGA
- a CDS encoding LolA family protein, which yields MAPNDSAQATDEGQEPGAGRRKAARYIVPVAVAGVAAATIGLVPALAAAGDPSLPKISAQQLIEKIAASDTQQLSGTVKISTDLGLPGLDSLGSLAPRGGGSDKSAAPQAKLTELASGTHTLRVAADGPDRQKVSILEDAAEYSLIHNGNDVWAYDSGSNQAYHAQRSAADAAKEHGAKEHGSKEHGDKTPGAGVPTTPKALADEFLKNVDPTTAVSVDGTAQVAGHDAYQLLIKPKQSGSTIGSVRIAVDAKTGVPLKFTLSSSAGGKAVVDAGFTKVDFSKPSASTFTFTPPKGAKVTEDDGKKQTFKPEQSLPGGLGGLGDVKNGKNAKVIGKGWTAIAAFDTGGKGMSKAEQGKGGGDAQKFLDSLGDKASGSFGTGTVFKTRLVNALITDNGKVYVGAVTKDALIAAANSNK from the coding sequence ATGGCACCGAACGACAGCGCACAGGCCACCGACGAGGGCCAGGAGCCGGGCGCGGGCCGCCGGAAGGCGGCGCGCTACATCGTCCCGGTCGCGGTAGCGGGCGTGGCGGCCGCGACCATCGGACTGGTCCCGGCGCTCGCCGCGGCCGGTGACCCCAGTCTGCCGAAGATCAGCGCACAGCAGCTCATCGAGAAGATCGCCGCGTCGGACACCCAGCAGCTCTCCGGCACGGTGAAGATCAGCACCGACCTGGGCCTGCCCGGCCTGGACAGCCTCGGCTCGCTCGCCCCCAGGGGCGGCGGTTCGGACAAGTCGGCCGCACCGCAGGCCAAGCTCACCGAGCTCGCCTCGGGCACCCACACCCTGCGCGTCGCGGCCGACGGCCCCGACCGCCAGAAGGTGTCCATCCTGGAGGACGCGGCCGAGTACAGCCTGATCCACAACGGCAACGACGTCTGGGCGTACGACAGCGGCTCCAACCAGGCGTACCACGCGCAGCGTTCCGCGGCCGACGCGGCCAAGGAGCACGGCGCGAAGGAGCACGGAAGCAAGGAGCACGGCGACAAGACCCCCGGCGCGGGCGTTCCGACCACGCCGAAGGCGCTCGCCGACGAGTTCCTGAAGAACGTCGACCCGACCACCGCGGTGTCGGTCGACGGCACGGCCCAGGTGGCCGGGCACGACGCGTACCAGCTCCTGATCAAGCCCAAGCAGTCCGGTTCGACGATCGGTTCGGTCCGCATAGCCGTCGACGCCAAGACGGGTGTGCCGCTGAAGTTCACGCTCTCGTCGAGCGCGGGCGGCAAGGCCGTGGTCGACGCGGGCTTCACCAAGGTCGACTTCTCGAAGCCGTCCGCGAGCACCTTCACCTTCACCCCGCCCAAGGGTGCGAAGGTCACCGAGGACGACGGCAAGAAGCAGACGTTCAAGCCCGAGCAGAGCCTGCCCGGCGGGCTCGGCGGCCTGGGCGACGTCAAGAACGGCAAGAACGCCAAGGTGATCGGGAAGGGCTGGACCGCCATCGCCGCGTTCGACACCGGCGGCAAGGGCATGTCGAAGGCGGAGCAGGGCAAGGGAGGCGGGGACGCGCAGAAGTTCCTCGACTCCCTCGGCGACAAGGCGTCCGGCTCGTTCGGCACGGGCACGGTCTTCAAGACCCGCCTGGTCAACGCCCTGATCACGGACAACGGCAAGGTGTACGTGGGTGCGGTGACCAAGGACGCGCTGATCGCGGCGGCCAACTCCAACAAGTAA
- a CDS encoding ABC transporter permease — protein sequence MSRAEAVGVTDRDPRPAAARKPSVLWSLGLFRSEIVTVLRRWRTLALLGVLAAVPVLIGIAVRIETGGGGGGGGRGGDGPAFVSQITNNGLFLVFAALAATLPVFLPMAVGVVAGDAVAGEAGSGTLRYLLVAPAGRTRLLLAKYASVLVFCLTATLVVAASALAVGALLFPLGEVTTISGTQISFVDGLLRAAAVAGVVAVSLSGLAALGLFISTLTNSGIAAMASTVGLLITVQILGQIPQLQAVGPYLFPHYWLSFADVLREPVYWDQLVKNLELQALYVAVFGSAAWARFTTKDISA from the coding sequence ATGTCGCGGGCTGAGGCGGTGGGCGTGACGGACCGGGATCCGCGGCCGGCGGCCGCGCGCAAGCCGAGCGTCCTGTGGTCGCTCGGCCTCTTCCGCTCCGAGATCGTCACCGTGCTGCGCCGCTGGCGCACGCTCGCACTGCTCGGGGTGCTCGCCGCGGTGCCGGTCCTCATCGGCATCGCGGTACGGATCGAGACGGGCGGCGGCGGAGGTGGCGGCGGCAGGGGCGGCGACGGCCCCGCCTTCGTCTCGCAGATCACCAACAACGGGCTCTTCCTGGTCTTCGCGGCCCTCGCGGCCACCCTGCCGGTCTTCCTGCCGATGGCGGTCGGCGTGGTGGCGGGGGACGCCGTGGCGGGCGAAGCCGGCTCGGGCACCCTGCGCTATCTGCTCGTCGCCCCGGCCGGCCGCACCCGGCTGCTGCTTGCCAAGTACGCCTCGGTGCTCGTGTTCTGCCTGACGGCCACGCTGGTGGTCGCGGCGTCCGCGCTCGCGGTCGGCGCGCTGCTCTTCCCGCTGGGCGAGGTCACGACGATCTCCGGCACACAGATCTCGTTCGTGGACGGGCTGCTGCGGGCGGCCGCGGTCGCCGGGGTGGTCGCCGTCTCGCTGTCCGGGCTGGCCGCGCTCGGCCTGTTCATCTCGACGCTGACCAACAGCGGGATCGCGGCGATGGCCTCGACCGTCGGGCTGCTGATCACGGTGCAGATCCTGGGCCAGATACCGCAGTTGCAGGCGGTCGGACCGTACCTGTTCCCGCACTACTGGCTGTCCTTCGCGGACGTCCTGCGCGAACCCGTCTACTGGGACCAGCTGGTGAAGAACCTCGAACTCCAGGCCCTGTACGTGGCGGTGTTCGGCTCGGCCGCGTGGGCACGCTTCACGACGAAGGACATCAGCGCCTGA
- a CDS encoding TetR/AcrR family transcriptional regulator, with product MITPSESAPNSRRRSEKSRRATLSAALDLCTENGYGKVTIEAIAARAGVSKKTIYRWWPTKGAVLLDAVTELVVSDTPFPDTGVIDADLSTHINSLVHLFSAPVAGPAYTGILSEVLHDERLATTVNERFVIPRVALVYERMQRAQEQGQLPPDADLPLAVEMLYGPLYYRHALRRPLPTRDRVDELVAHVMRALRAPASS from the coding sequence ATGATCACCCCGTCCGAGTCCGCCCCGAACTCACGGCGGCGCAGCGAGAAGTCGCGTCGCGCGACCCTGTCGGCCGCGCTCGACCTGTGCACGGAGAACGGATACGGCAAGGTCACCATCGAGGCCATCGCGGCGCGCGCCGGGGTCAGCAAGAAGACGATCTACCGCTGGTGGCCCACGAAGGGCGCCGTCCTGCTCGACGCGGTGACCGAACTCGTGGTCAGTGACACGCCGTTCCCCGACACCGGCGTCATCGACGCCGACCTGAGCACCCACATCAACAGCCTGGTGCACCTGTTCAGCGCGCCCGTGGCCGGCCCCGCGTACACCGGGATCCTCTCCGAGGTACTGCACGACGAGCGGCTGGCCACGACGGTCAACGAGCGGTTCGTCATCCCGCGCGTCGCGCTGGTCTACGAGCGCATGCAACGCGCCCAGGAGCAGGGCCAGTTGCCCCCGGACGCGGATCTGCCGCTGGCTGTCGAAATGCTCTACGGCCCGCTCTACTACCGCCATGCGCTGCGCCGCCCGCTTCCCACGAGGGATCGGGTGGACGAGCTGGTGGCTCATGTCATGCGTGCGTTGCGGGCACCGGCGTCGAGCTGA
- a CDS encoding winged helix-turn-helix transcriptional regulator: protein MAVSEWTRGEWARREGMCPHRLVLEHVTSRWGVLILDALLERSYRFSELRRAIGSISEVSKVSEKMLAQTLQTLERDGFVHRDAKPVIPPRVDYSLTPLGREAAEQVRALARWTGVRMEDVQRARAAYDAAREAKSA from the coding sequence ATGGCGGTAAGTGAGTGGACCCGTGGCGAGTGGGCCCGGCGTGAGGGCATGTGTCCGCACCGGCTCGTCCTTGAGCACGTGACCAGCCGGTGGGGCGTCCTGATCCTTGACGCGCTCCTGGAGCGCTCGTACCGCTTCAGCGAACTGCGCCGCGCGATCGGCAGCATCAGCGAGGTCAGCAAGGTCAGCGAGAAGATGCTGGCCCAGACCCTCCAGACGCTGGAGCGCGACGGCTTCGTGCACCGCGATGCCAAGCCGGTGATCCCGCCCCGCGTCGACTATTCGCTCACCCCGCTCGGCCGGGAGGCCGCCGAGCAGGTGCGGGCGCTGGCGCGGTGGACCGGGGTGCGGATGGAGGACGTGCAGCGGGCGCGGGCCGCCTACGACGCCGCTCGGGAGGCCAAGTCCGCGTAG
- a CDS encoding flavodoxin family protein, which produces MARDFLFLLGSTREGGNTEALARQAAEQLPAGDTARWLTLTDLELPPFRDTRNTEGRIPPAPTGDAAMLMEATLAATDLVIVSPLYWYSVSTPVKHYLDHWADWLHHPELDFKERISDHTLWGVTVLAGADHSVADPLVGTLRHSAAYLNMRWGGVLLGTAGRPGEIEGDLGALTRAKTFFSSTPVPATHA; this is translated from the coding sequence ATGGCTCGCGACTTCCTTTTCCTGCTCGGCAGCACCCGCGAGGGCGGCAACACCGAGGCACTCGCACGGCAGGCCGCGGAGCAGTTGCCCGCGGGCGACACCGCCCGCTGGCTGACCCTGACCGACCTCGAACTCCCGCCGTTCCGCGACACCCGCAACACCGAGGGCCGCATACCGCCCGCCCCCACCGGCGATGCCGCGATGCTCATGGAGGCGACCCTGGCCGCCACCGACCTGGTGATCGTCTCGCCCCTGTACTGGTACAGCGTCTCGACCCCGGTCAAGCACTACCTCGACCACTGGGCGGACTGGCTCCACCACCCCGAACTCGACTTCAAGGAACGCATCTCCGACCACACGTTGTGGGGCGTGACCGTGCTGGCCGGAGCCGACCACTCCGTGGCCGACCCCCTGGTGGGCACCCTGCGCCACTCGGCCGCGTACCTGAACATGCGGTGGGGCGGTGTGCTCCTCGGCACCGCCGGCCGGCCCGGCGAGATCGAGGGCGACCTCGGCGCCCTCACCCGCGCGAAGACCTTCTTCAGCTCGACGCCGGTGCCCGCAACGCACGCATGA
- the rarD gene encoding EamA family transporter RarD — protein MWGLVPLFWPLLEPADALEILAHRMVWSLVLVAAVLIVLRRWAWIGELVRRPRRLALIAVAAVVITVNWGVYIWSVNSGHVVEASLGYFINPLVTIAMGVLILKERLRRAQWAAVGIGVAAVVVLTVGYGRPPWISLTLAFSFATYGLVKKQVNLGGLESLAAETAVQFLPALGYLIWLSAEGRSTFATGGAGHAALLAATGVVTAIPLVCFGGAAIRVPLSTLGLLQYLAPVFQLLLGIVYFHEEMPPERWAGFALVWLALTLLTWDALHTARLSRRALTAAVANAPGRAGPLDLIPPPSLAPEAPSAPRTPPAPTA, from the coding sequence ATGTGGGGGCTCGTCCCCCTGTTCTGGCCGCTCCTCGAACCCGCCGACGCCCTGGAGATCCTGGCCCACCGCATGGTGTGGTCCCTCGTGCTCGTGGCGGCCGTCCTGATCGTGCTGCGCCGCTGGGCGTGGATCGGCGAGCTGGTGCGCCGGCCGCGCAGGCTGGCGCTCATAGCCGTCGCCGCCGTCGTGATCACCGTCAACTGGGGCGTCTACATCTGGTCGGTCAACTCCGGCCATGTGGTGGAGGCGTCGCTCGGCTACTTCATCAACCCGCTCGTCACCATCGCGATGGGTGTGCTGATCCTCAAGGAGCGCCTGCGGCGGGCCCAATGGGCGGCGGTCGGGATCGGTGTGGCGGCCGTGGTGGTCCTGACGGTGGGCTACGGCCGGCCGCCGTGGATCTCCCTCACGCTGGCGTTCTCGTTCGCGACGTACGGCCTGGTGAAGAAGCAGGTGAACCTCGGCGGGCTCGAATCGCTGGCCGCGGAGACGGCCGTGCAGTTCCTGCCTGCCCTCGGTTACCTGATCTGGCTGAGTGCCGAAGGGCGGTCCACGTTCGCGACCGGGGGCGCGGGGCACGCGGCGCTGCTCGCCGCGACCGGTGTGGTGACCGCGATTCCGCTGGTCTGTTTCGGCGGCGCGGCGATCCGGGTGCCGCTCTCGACGCTCGGCCTGCTCCAGTACCTGGCACCGGTCTTCCAGCTCCTGCTGGGCATCGTGTACTTCCACGAGGAGATGCCGCCGGAGCGCTGGGCGGGCTTCGCGCTGGTGTGGCTCGCCCTGACCCTCCTGACCTGGGACGCCCTGCACACCGCCCGGCTCTCCCGCAGGGCCCTCACGGCAGCGGTGGCCAACGCGCCGGGCCGCGCCGGGCCGCTGGACCTGATCCCGCCCCCGAGCCTGGCGCCGGAGGCGCCGTCCGCCCCGAGGACCCCGCCTGCGCCGACGGCCTGA
- a CDS encoding COG4315 family predicted lipoprotein, which produces MLRTQRYAVGTVAGAFVLALAISGCGSSGTGSAPGPSGSSTSSARPAAATLSTAKVDKVGTVVVDGKGFVLYRFDKDTAKPASKSNCYGTCATQWPPALTTGSVNVKGIDRSLVSTVTRADGSKQLTLAGRPLYRYAEDNAPHEASGQGVGGIWFAATPTGAKAATGAGATSGGGSGY; this is translated from the coding sequence ATGCTCAGGACCCAGCGCTACGCCGTGGGCACCGTCGCGGGGGCTTTCGTTCTCGCCCTGGCAATCAGCGGCTGCGGCAGCAGCGGCACCGGCTCCGCCCCTGGCCCGTCGGGGAGCTCGACCAGCTCCGCCCGGCCGGCCGCGGCCACCTTGTCCACCGCGAAGGTCGACAAGGTGGGCACGGTCGTCGTCGACGGCAAGGGGTTCGTGCTCTACCGCTTCGACAAGGACACCGCGAAGCCGGCGTCCAAGTCGAACTGCTACGGCACCTGCGCCACCCAGTGGCCGCCCGCCCTCACGACGGGCAGCGTCAATGTGAAGGGCATCGACAGGTCCCTGGTCTCCACGGTCACCCGCGCCGACGGCAGCAAGCAGCTCACCCTCGCCGGCCGGCCGCTCTACCGGTATGCCGAGGACAACGCCCCGCACGAGGCCTCCGGTCAGGGCGTGGGCGGCATCTGGTTCGCGGCCACGCCGACTGGCGCGAAGGCCGCGACCGGCGCCGGCGCCACCTCGGGAGGCGGCTCCGGCTACTGA
- a CDS encoding APC family permease, with amino-acid sequence MDRLTYRVKRRLLGRPLTTERAGDQRLSNRTALGVLASDCISSSAYGSEEMLRVLVPVAGAAAFSLLMPVTGAILLVLLLLTLCYSDVVMIYTRAGGSYVVARENFGPTVAQIAAVALLVDYIVTVAVQVSAGTSAIVSLAHLAGGGPTAMDHLQLPLSIGVILVLAYGNLRGLREAGRLFALPAYLFMAAVGLMLAVSAVRGLTGGLPRADLHAAGVVPVGTPGNGWLYGASLFIVLRAFANGGSSLTGLEAISNGVSVFRDPQGRNARRTLLTMSCVLGALVLGVSALAHVTHAVPYADGTPTVIAQEAHFAFGGGVLGTVGLAFVQLATALVLYTGANTPFTGFPFLASFVAEDRFLPRLLTRRGHRLAFSNGIIALTAVSLALLIATGANVDRLVALYAIGVFTAFTMAGAGLTAYHWRRRERHRRLKLGVNTLAAVVSAAVVVIFAVTKFTEGAWLVVVIFPLGVWALTRINREYRREAAALTTLQAPGADRRPPGRHVVFVLVETLDLATLKALRYAHEVRPDDIRAVHFAVDEPRARELAAAWEATAATSVPLDLFACPDRRLRHAMVELAGRTTEDGATSLTVMVPRRLYGNALGKLLHRGTAEQMAKALEHLPSVAVTILPFDVSRALRLLDAGHAPQPD; translated from the coding sequence CGCGTCAAGCGGCGCCTGCTCGGCAGGCCCCTCACCACGGAACGCGCCGGCGACCAGAGGCTGAGCAACCGCACGGCGCTCGGGGTCCTGGCGTCGGACTGCATCAGCTCGTCGGCGTACGGCTCCGAGGAGATGCTCCGGGTGCTGGTCCCGGTGGCGGGGGCGGCCGCGTTCTCGCTGCTCATGCCGGTGACCGGGGCGATCCTGCTCGTTCTGCTCCTGCTGACGCTCTGCTACAGCGACGTCGTCATGATCTACACCCGGGCCGGCGGTTCCTACGTCGTGGCCCGCGAGAACTTCGGCCCGACCGTCGCGCAGATCGCCGCGGTCGCCCTGCTCGTCGACTACATCGTGACGGTCGCCGTCCAGGTCTCGGCCGGCACCAGCGCGATCGTCTCCCTCGCCCACCTGGCCGGCGGCGGCCCCACCGCGATGGACCACCTCCAACTCCCGCTCTCCATCGGGGTGATCCTGGTCCTCGCGTACGGAAACCTGCGTGGGCTGCGCGAGGCGGGCCGGCTGTTCGCGCTGCCCGCCTACCTCTTCATGGCCGCCGTGGGCCTGATGCTCGCCGTGTCCGCCGTGCGCGGCCTGACCGGCGGGCTGCCCCGGGCCGACCTGCACGCGGCGGGCGTGGTCCCCGTCGGCACCCCGGGGAACGGCTGGCTGTACGGGGCCTCGCTGTTCATCGTGCTGCGCGCCTTCGCCAACGGCGGCTCCTCGCTGACCGGCCTGGAGGCGATCTCCAACGGCGTCTCGGTGTTCCGCGATCCCCAGGGCCGCAACGCCCGCCGCACCCTTCTCACCATGAGCTGTGTCCTCGGCGCCCTCGTCCTCGGCGTCTCCGCCCTCGCCCACGTCACGCACGCGGTCCCCTACGCGGACGGCACCCCGACGGTGATCGCGCAGGAGGCCCATTTCGCCTTCGGCGGCGGGGTGCTGGGGACGGTGGGTCTGGCCTTCGTGCAGCTGGCGACGGCCCTCGTGCTCTACACCGGCGCCAACACCCCGTTCACCGGTTTTCCGTTCCTGGCGAGCTTCGTCGCCGAAGACCGCTTCCTGCCACGCCTGTTGACCCGGCGTGGACACCGGCTCGCCTTCTCCAACGGGATCATCGCGCTGACCGCCGTCTCCCTGGCCCTGCTGATCGCGACCGGCGCGAACGTGGACAGGCTGGTGGCGCTGTACGCGATCGGGGTGTTCACGGCGTTCACGATGGCCGGGGCGGGGCTCACCGCGTACCACTGGCGCCGTCGCGAGCGGCACCGGCGCCTCAAGCTCGGCGTCAACACCCTGGCGGCCGTGGTCTCCGCCGCCGTCGTCGTGATCTTCGCCGTCACCAAGTTCACGGAGGGCGCCTGGCTGGTGGTGGTGATCTTCCCGCTCGGGGTGTGGGCACTGACCCGGATCAACCGCGAGTACCGGCGCGAGGCCGCGGCGCTCACCACCCTCCAGGCACCGGGCGCCGATCGGCGGCCGCCGGGGCGGCACGTGGTGTTCGTCCTCGTCGAGACGCTCGACCTGGCCACCCTCAAGGCGCTGCGGTACGCGCACGAGGTGCGGCCCGACGACATCAGGGCCGTCCACTTCGCGGTCGACGAGCCGCGTGCGCGCGAACTCGCGGCGGCCTGGGAGGCGACGGCGGCGACCTCGGTCCCCCTGGATCTCTTCGCGTGCCCCGACCGGCGCCTGCGCCACGCCATGGTGGAACTGGCCGGCCGCACCACCGAGGACGGCGCGACGTCCCTGACCGTCATGGTCCCCCGGCGTCTCTACGGCAACGCGCTGGGCAAACTGCTGCACCGCGGCACGGCCGAGCAGATGGCGAAGGCTCTGGAGCACCTTCCGTCCGTAGCCGTGACGATCCTGCCCTTCGACGTGTCCCGCGCGCTGCGCCTCCTGGACGCCGGCCACGCGCCCCAGCCGGACTGA
- a CDS encoding SDR family oxidoreductase produces MSIVITGATGALGTLVVEELLARVPVSEVVAVVRDREKAAGLAERGVELRVADYDEPATLAGAFRSGDRVLLISGSEVGRRVPQHTAVIEAAKAAGVAQLAYTGMFGGPDADLALADEHKATERLILDSGLPYTFLRNGWYTENYTANLAPALEHGAVLSNAGEGRVASAARADYAAAAAVVLTEDGHLGRAYELSGDVAYSFAEYAAEVAAASGKPVTHTSVAPEAHLAVLTGAGVPAAFAELLVDVDHAIERGLLSGTPGDLARLIGRPTTPMATSVRAALAS; encoded by the coding sequence ATGAGCATCGTCATCACAGGAGCCACCGGAGCGCTGGGCACCCTCGTCGTGGAGGAGCTGCTCGCCCGGGTACCGGTGAGCGAGGTCGTCGCCGTCGTCCGCGACAGGGAGAAGGCGGCCGGGCTCGCCGAGCGGGGCGTCGAGCTGCGGGTGGCCGACTACGACGAGCCCGCCACGCTGGCCGGCGCCTTCCGGTCCGGCGACCGGGTGCTGCTGATCTCGGGCAGCGAGGTCGGGCGCCGGGTGCCGCAGCACACGGCGGTGATCGAGGCGGCGAAGGCCGCCGGCGTGGCCCAGCTCGCCTACACGGGCATGTTCGGCGGCCCCGACGCCGACCTCGCGCTGGCCGACGAGCACAAGGCGACGGAGCGGCTGATCCTCGACTCGGGCCTGCCGTACACGTTCCTGCGCAACGGCTGGTACACCGAGAACTACACGGCCAACCTCGCCCCGGCCCTCGAACACGGAGCGGTCCTCTCCAACGCGGGCGAGGGCCGGGTCGCCTCGGCCGCCCGCGCGGACTACGCCGCCGCCGCGGCGGTGGTGCTGACCGAGGACGGCCACCTCGGCCGGGCCTACGAGCTGAGCGGTGACGTGGCGTACTCCTTCGCCGAGTACGCGGCCGAGGTCGCCGCCGCGTCGGGCAAGCCGGTCACCCACACCTCGGTCGCCCCCGAGGCCCACCTCGCGGTGCTGACCGGCGCGGGCGTGCCGGCCGCATTCGCGGAACTCCTGGTCGACGTCGACCACGCCATAGAGCGGGGCCTGCTGTCCGGCACCCCGGGCGACCTCGCCCGCCTGATCGGCCGCCCGACCACCCCGATGGCCACGTCGGTCCGCGCCGCCCTGGCGTCGTAA